CCGCGCCCCCGGCAGCTCCGCCGGCCCCGCCGGCTGCCGCGCCCGCACCGCCGACGACTCCGCCCGCACCGCCGGCCGCACCGCCCGCGGCCGCGCCCGAGCCGCCCGCCGCTCCCGAGCCGCCGGCCACCGAGCCGCCGGCCGCGCCCGAGCCGCCCAAGCAGTAGGTCACGACGACGACGGCCCTCTCCGACCGGCGGGGGCCGTCGCCTGTGCCGGGCGGGATAGCGTGAAGGCATGACAGCGTCTGTTCCGCTCCGCCGCGCCGGGTCATCCGGCCTTCTCGTCTCCGCCGTCGGCCTCGGCTGCAACAACTTCGGGCGGCCCGGGACCCGCACCGAGACGCTCGAGGGCACGCGCGACGTGCTCGACGCCGCCATCGACGCGGGCGTGACGTTCCTCGACACCGCCGACATGTACGGCGGCGAGCCGGGTCTGTCCGAGACGCTCATGGGCCAGGCGCTCGAGGGTCGTCGCGACAGCGTCGTCCTCGCGACGAAGTTCGGGCACCCCGGGCGCGACATGGGCTACGTCCCGTCGGGCGCGAAGGCGTCGCGTTCGTACATCCGCCGCGCGGTCGAGGGGTCGCTGACGCGCCTGCGCACCGACTGGATCGATCTGTACCAACTGCACGTGCCCGACGCGGACACGCCCATCGCGGAGACGCTCGACGCGCTCGGCGACCTCGTGCGGGAGGGCAAGGTGCGCTACATCGGACACTCGAATCTGGCCGGGTGGCAGATCGCCGAGGCCCACTTCACCGCGGCGGAACGCGCCGGCATCCCGTTCGTGACCGCGCAGAACCACTACAGCCTGCTCGCACGCGCCGCCGAGCGGGAGGTGCTGCCGGCGGTGAGGCGCTTCGGCCTCGGATTCCTGCCGTTCTTCCCGCTCCACAACGGCCTGCTGACGGGAAAGTTCTCACGGGACCAGGCGCCGGCCGACACGCGCATCATGCGCCAGCGCGAGCACATCTGGCGCGACGCGCCGTGGGACGCGCTCGAGGAGTATCGCGCCTTCTGCGACGAGCGCGGCATCACGATGCTCGAGGCGACCTTCGGGTGGCTGCTGGCGCGACCGGAGCTCGCGAGCGTCATCGCCGGGGCGACCACGCCCGATCAGGTGCGC
This region of Microbacterium thalassium genomic DNA includes:
- a CDS encoding aldo/keto reductase, giving the protein MTASVPLRRAGSSGLLVSAVGLGCNNFGRPGTRTETLEGTRDVLDAAIDAGVTFLDTADMYGGEPGLSETLMGQALEGRRDSVVLATKFGHPGRDMGYVPSGAKASRSYIRRAVEGSLTRLRTDWIDLYQLHVPDADTPIAETLDALGDLVREGKVRYIGHSNLAGWQIAEAHFTAAERAGIPFVTAQNHYSLLARAAEREVLPAVRRFGLGFLPFFPLHNGLLTGKFSRDQAPADTRIMRQREHIWRDAPWDALEEYRAFCDERGITMLEATFGWLLARPELASVIAGATTPDQVRANAAAASAWQPTADEVAAIDAILPLPADPATGA